One part of the Lotus japonicus ecotype B-129 chromosome 2, LjGifu_v1.2 genome encodes these proteins:
- the LOC130736158 gene encoding protein FAR1-RELATED SEQUENCE 5-like: MWATCLMRGKFFAGFRTTSRCEGMHSQIGRIVRSRNSLLEFVQYFERYVNYMRWTEVDADYKSVVGDAVPKTNVRALEKCAANVYTRTVFLKFKPWLNGGSVIKVAAIKEKSSCMIYSMYKYCKPDKLWHVAHDVQLSTFRCSCQRMETFGLPCDHIIGLLVHLDIDVIPESLILQRWCKSAKDCMKDNSESSYKFWESTILARLGSLVMRSREMFNLGCESMEDYLDTVDVMAKHVMKLKAKKEAALGTGVENLDEDVDNVKNPPVIMSKGCGGTSNVNGSKGKRKCTVCKVEGHNKTTCPQNKRAKVSNEAAVASNASFF, translated from the coding sequence ATGTGGGCTACATGTTTGATGAGGGGAAAGTTCTTTGCCGGTTTTCGAACAACATCTCGCTGCGAAGGTATGCATTCACAAATTGGTCGCATTGTTCGATCCCGAAATAGCCTTCTTGAGTTTGTTCAGTATTTTGAGCGGTATGTGAATTACATGCGATGGACTGAGGTTGATGCGGACTACAAGTCAGTCGTAGGAGATGCTGTGCCTAAGACTAATGTGAGAGCACTTGAAAAATGTGCTGCAAATGTATATACAAGGACTGTTTTCCTAAAGTTCAAGCCATGGCTGAACGGTGGTAGTGTAATTAAAGTTGCTGCCATTAAGGAAAAATCCTCATGTATGATCTATTCCATGTACAAGTATTGTAAACCCGATAAGTTGTGGCATGTCGCACATGATGTACAATTGTCTACGTTTAGATGTTCATGTCAGCGGATGGAGACATTTGGGCTTCCTTGTGATCATATCATTGGTTTGTTGGTTCACTTGGACATTGATGTGATCCCTGAGAGTTTAATATTACAGAGGTGGTGTAAGTCAGCAAAGGATTGTATGAAAGATAATAGTGAATCCTCCTACAAATTCTGGGAATCAACAATTCTGGCTAGGCTTGGTTCTCTAGTGATGAGAAGTAGAGAAATGTTTAACCTTGGGTGTGAATCTATGGAAGACTACTTGGACACTGTTGATGTAATGGCAAAGCATGTTATGAAACTTAAGGCAAAAAAGGAGGCAGCCCTTGGAACTGGTGTTGAGAACCTTGATGAAGATGTTGATAATGTAAAAAATCCTCCTGTCATAATGAGCAAGGGATGTGGTGGAACCTCAAATGTGAATGGAAGCAAGGGGAAAAGGAAGTGCACAGTTTGTAAGGTTGAAGGCCATAACAAGACAACATGCCCCCAGAACAAACGAGCCAAAGTTAGTAATGAAGCAGCTGTAGCTTCTAATGCCTCCTTTTTTTGA
- the LOC130736157 gene encoding protein FAR1-RELATED SEQUENCE 5-like — protein MWSIAVGFSSNGEGKTSAVAGIVSSPTLNPSESIAEDINGEGVGVDSMDDIANTLWDGIDDIEMKKFHFPNRQVAYEFYNLYARVKGFSVRKSKVFRIKKGEIVRQDFVCHKEGFREEKNRMRENRQRETKVETRCGCCAKMRIRLVGDSGRWHVALFTDCHNHAMLEGKQSAMLPAHRKLKEGDILGLNSMRKAGISTTQIYNFFADQSGGFDKTNFLKVDMKNQMTKQKQKEHCDAKAVLVYLKGLGSGDPEMFWSHHADEEGKLKQLFWADGISRMDFQVFGEVLAFDATYRKNKYGCPIVVLVGVNHHCQTIVFGTAILTNEKEESYVWVLEQFMAAMKGKEPSAVITDGAPTMRNAITRILPRAHHRLCAWHLLQNAQRNVGDPNFVKGFKSCMLGNLSVGHFKKNGHNWLAI, from the coding sequence ATGTGGTCCATTGCTGTAGGGTTTTCATCTAATGGTGAAGGCAAAACCAGTGCTGTTGCTGGGATTGTTTCCTCACCAACACTGAACCCGTCGGAGTCAATTGCTGAGGATATAAATGGTGAAGGTGTTGGTGTTGATAGTATGGACGATATTGCTAATACTTTGTGGGATGGTATTGATGACATTGAGATGAAGAAGTTTCATTTTCCCAATCGCCAGGTAGCATATGAGTTCTACAACTTGTATGCTAGAGTGAAAGGCTTCTCAGTGCGGAAAAGCAAGGTTTTCAGAATCAAGAAAGGTGAAATTGTGCGGCAAGACTTTGTGTGTCACAAGGAGGGTTTCCGTGAAGAGAAAAACAGAATGAGGGAAAATCGTCAGCGTGAAACTAAGGTTGAGACCAGGTGTGGATGTTGTGCAAAAATGAGAATTCGTTTGGTGGGTGATAGTGGTAGGTGGCATGTGGCATTATTTACAGATTGTCACAATCATGCAATGTTAGAGGGAAAGCAGTCAGCCATGTTACCGGCACATCGTAAGTTAAAAGAAGGGGATATATTGGGATTGAATAGCATGCGGAAAGCTGGGATTAGTACGACACAGATATACAATTTTTTTGCTGACCAATCAGGGGGTTTTGACAAAACCAATTTTCTCAAGGTTGACATGAAAAATCAAATGACCAAACAGAAACAAAAGGAGCATTGTGATGCAAAAGCTGTTTTGGTGTATCTGAAGGGGCTTGGTTCAGGTGATCCCGAAATGTTTTGGTCCCACCAtgctgatgaagaaggcaagttGAAACAACTGTTTTGGGCTGATGGTATTAGTCGAATGGATTTTCAAGTGTTTGGGGAAGTCCTAGCCTTTGATGCAACATACCGGAAGAATAAATATGGTTGCCCCATTGTTGTTCTTGTCGGAGTTAACCATCATTGCCAGACTATTGTGTTCGGAACAGCAATtttgacaaatgaaaaagaGGAAAGCTATGTGTGGGTTCTTGAGCAATTTATGGCAGCAATGAAGGGTAAGGAACCAAGTGCAGTGATAACTGACGGTGCTCCTACAATGCGGAATGCTATTACTAGAATTTTACCTAGAGCTCATCATCGTTTGTGTGCTTGGCACCTTTTACAAAATGCACAAAGAAATGTGGGTGACCCGAATTTTGTGAAAGGATTTAAGAGCTGCATGTTGGGGAATCTAAGTGTTGGGCACTTCAAAAAAAATGGGCACAATTGGTTAGCGATCTGA